In a single window of the Nicotiana tomentosiformis chromosome 8, ASM39032v3, whole genome shotgun sequence genome:
- the LOC117272944 gene encoding 1-aminocyclopropane-1-carboxylate synthase-like, giving the protein MVFISGNVQKQQLLSKIATNDGHGENSAYFDGWKAYENDPFHLSNNPNGVIQMGLAENQLCFDLIQEWVVNNPKASICTTEGAEDFKDIAIFQDYHGLPEFRQAVARFMERVRGDKVTFDPNRVVMSGGATGAHEMLAFCLADPGDAFLVPTPYYPGFDRDLRWRTGVQLFPIVCDSSNDFKVTRKALEAAYEKAQESNIKIKGLLINNPSNPLGTLLDRDTLKDIVSFINSKNIHLVCDEIYAATVFNKPNFISISEILEENVGLCNQDLVHIVYSLSKDLGFPGFRVGIVYSYNDTIVNIARKMSSFGLVSTQTQHLIASMLSDEIFVEKFIAESSERLGKRQGMFSKGLAQVGISTLKSNAGLFFWMDLRRLLKESTFEAELELWRIIINEVKLNVSPGCSFHCSEPGWFRVCFANMDDETMRIALRRIRNFVLQTKGITNKVAAFKKQCSRSKLQISLSFRRLDDFNSPAHSPMNSPLVRT; this is encoded by the exons ATGGTGTTCATTTCAGGCAACGTCCAAAAGCAGCAGCTTCTTTCAAAAATAGCCACAAATGATGGACATGGAGAAAACTCAGCCTATTTTGATGGTTGGAAGGCTTATGAAAATGATCCTTTTCATCTCTCTAACAATCCAAATGGAGTTATTCAGATGGGTCTTGCAGAAAATCAG CTTTGCTTTGATTTAATCCAAGAATGGGTGGTGAATAACCCAAAAGCCTCTATTTGCACAACTGAAGGAGCTGAAGATTTCAAGGATATTGCCATTTTTCAAGACTATCATGGCTTGCCAGAGTTTAGACAG GCAGTTGCAAGGTTTATGGAGAGAGTAAGAGGAGACAAAGTCACATTTGACCCAAATCGCGTAGTAATGAGTGGAGGAGCAACAGGAGCTCATGAAATGTTGGCTTTTTGCTTGGCTGATCCTGGGGATGCATTTTTGGTTCCTACTCCATATTATCCTGG ATTTGATAGAGATTTGAGGTGGAGAACTGGTGTACAACTATTTCCTATTGTTTGTGACAGTTCTAATGATTTCAAGGTTACTAGAAAAGCCTTAGAAGCTGCATATGAGAAAGCTCAAGAATCCAATATCAAAATAAAGGGTTTGCTTATAAACAATCCATCAAATCCATTAGGCACTCTTCTTGACAGGGACACACTCAAAGACATAGTAAGTTTTATTAATTCGAAAAACATCCACTTAGTTTGCGACGAAATTTATGCCGCCACTGTCTTTAATAAGCCAAATTTCATCAGCATTTCCGAAATACTAGAGGAAAACGTTGGATTATGCAACCAAGatttggtacatattgtttataGCTTGTCAAAGGATTTGGGATTTCCAGGATTCAGGGTCGGAATTGTTTACTCGTACAACGACACAATAGTCAACATTGCTAGAAAAATGTCGAGTTTCGGGCTGGTTTCAACTCAGACACAACATTTGATTGCATCAATGTTATCAGATGAAATTTTCGTCGAAAAATTCATTGCTGAGAGTTCTGAAAGGCTGGGGAAAAGGCAGGGGATGTTCTCTAAAGGTCTAGCACAAGTTGGAATTAGTACATTGAAGAGTAACGCCGGTTTATTTTTTTGGATGGATTTAAGAAGGCTACTAAAAGAGTCAACATTTGAAGCTGAATTGGAACTGTGGAGAATTATTATTAATGAAGTGAAACTTAATGTTTCACCAGGTTGTTCTTTTCATTGTTCTGAACCGGGCTGGTTTAGAGTTTGTTTTGCGAATATGGACGATGAAACTATGAGAATTGCTTTAAGAAGGATAAGGAATTTTGTGCTTCAAACAAAGGGTATTACTAATAAAGTTGCTGCTTTCAAGAAACAATGCAGTAGGAGCAAACTTCAAATCAGCTTATCATTTCGAAGATTGGATGATTTCAATTCACCAGCTCATTCTCCAATGAATTCTCCTTTGGTCAGGACTTAA